The Nostoc sp. NIES-3756 DNA window GGTCATTCCGATCAAAGCACAGTCGAAAGAGCAACGCTCACCTTCCCCTTTGGCTACATTCTCAAACCCGTCAGAGAACAAGAACTCTACGTCGCTATTCAAACCGCTCTCAACCGCTATGAACGCGAACAATTTTTAAGTTCCGTGCTGCGGGGGATGGGGGATGGGGTAATTGTCATTGATACCGAGTTGCGCATCAAATACATGAATCGAGTAGCCGAAGCCCTGACAGGTTGGCAATTTGATGACGCAAAAAAACAAACTCTAACTGATGTCGTCCAGCTAATTGACGAACAAACCCTGAACTCTATCCAAAATCCGATGGTTTCGTCCATTCAGAGAGAAACAACAATTTATCTGGGCGATCGCATTTTACTAGTTACCAAAGATGGGACAATGATTCCTGTGGCTGACAGTGCTACACCCCTACGCAACAACAATGGTGAAATCACTGGCGCAGTCATGGTTTTTCGAGATGACACTCAACGACGACTCTTAGAAGAACGCAATCTTGCGGCTGAACGCAGTCGCCAACTAGAAATTCAAATGGCAGAAATGGAACGCTTTAACAAGCTGAAAGAAGATTTTTTAACAGCTACTTCTCATGAAATGAGAACACCGTTGTCGAATATTAAAATGGCAATTTCTATGCTAGAAAATGTCATCAATCAACAAGAAATTTTGCAATCAGCAGCCCCTCCTACCTCTGCATCTGTATCGCGCTATCTAAATATTATGCGTCAGGAGTGCGAACGAGAGTTAAATTTAGTAGATGATTTGCTGAATATGCGAATCATGGACACAGACACTTATCCTTTAGAATTAGATAATATTTATCTCCAGTCTTGGCTACCTGAAATTATTAACGATTTTCAAGAAATTATCCAAGCTCAAAAACAAGTCTTAGAACTTAGTATAGCTAATGACTTACCAGCTTTAGTTTCTGATGCTAATATCTTGGCAAGGATTGTCTCAGAACTACTCCTTAATGCTTGTAGATATACTCCCTCTAATGAGCGAATTACTGTAACAGTTCATTTTTACCAAAACTCAAAATCCTTAAGACCTCAAGAGGCAAAGTCTAATTTATCTTCTCCATCTTCATCTTCTTATTTCCAAATTAGAGTTAACAACTCTGGGGTAGAAATTCCTTTAGCAGAACAAACCAAAATTTTTGAGCCTTTCTATAAAGTTGCAAATAAGAAAATCACAGACAAATTGTCTGTATTTGACAAAACTGAGCAAATATCTTGGAGAGACTATTCACAAAGTAGTGGTACAGGTTTAGGATTAACACTAGTGAAAAAACTTGTACAGTATATTCAAGGCACAATTGAGGTTACAAGTAGTCAAAACTTAACTACATTCACAGTTGAATTGCCATTAATTTTGTCTATAGATAAGAAGTAAGAGGCAATCATAAACTAGAAATCTGTTTTAAAACAAATCAACTTACTGACTCTCTTTTTCTACAATCTCAAAATACCAAATTAGAATCAACCAAGTTCTTATATTCATGTTTGTTTTCAGATATACACATTTAATCTCAAAACATGATGATTTATCTCTCTATGGGGGGAATTGCTATTAAGGCTATAAATACTAAATAAATAACATTCCCATTACCTGACGAACTTTAACTATAAATCTACTCGTTGCTATAAAGTAACGAGAGATTTTTTATTATTACAATATATTTAATAAGAAAAATTAAGACACAGAGAAATCAAAGAAATATAAAAGAAAACGGGTTTCATGCCTATTACCTGCTTTTTGTCTTCTATTATCTGCTATATATTTCTCTATCTTTAGGGGGAATTAAATTTAAGCAAATAAATACTAAATAACTAATAGCCCGATTGCCCAACCGGGCTTTAGCTCCATACACCCCCCCTGTTTACCTGGCAAGGGGGGATTTATTTGATTAGTCAACAGTCCATAGTCAACAGCCAACAGCCAACAGCAACAGTCAAAAGGTAGGAGGCAGTAATAATTATTCTTTCCCTTATCTCCCCCTACTCCCTGTTACATTTTCTCCTCTGGTGGAGCAGCATGGGGTAGTGTGGAAGTTTCTTCATCGGGGGTAATCAGAGGTATACCTAAATGTTTCCTTGCTGCTTCTTCTGCTAACTTATGGTCTTGTTCACTATTAAACTGGCTTGCGTCTAATAGATGTTTTTCCCTTGCAGCCGCATCTCGGCTGGGTGGTGTTCCATTCTTCCATTTATATCTAAAATCCATAATTCAAAAGCAGTCTTGTCTGCATTTATACTTCTGAGGTTTTAATAGTAAGTATTTACTGACAATAATTCCTCTATCATAAGTAGCCCTTTGAAAAAGGTAGGAGAGTACGGGAGAGGGGGGAGATGAGGGAGATCAGGGAGAGGGGGCGAGAATAATTATTACTGCCTTTTGACTATGGACTATGGACTAATGACTAATGACTAATAACAAATGAAAAAACCTCCCGTGATGGGAGGTGAAATAATGAGCGGAGACAAATTTACCTACACCAGCACAACAGCGATCGCACCACCTATGGCGGCGAAGATGGCTGATACTATGGCTGTGGCGAACAACCACCAAGCGGCTGAAGCTGCGGCTTTGCGGGTTTCTTCCGCTTGCCGTTGGGCTTGATGCTTGACTTCTTCGAGGCGGCGTTGCGCTTCGTGTTGTAGGCGTTCGGCGCGTTGTAAGACGGTGTTACGCGCCCGTTCAATTTGGTCAATAACCCGGTTGGCATCTTCCTCGGAGATGTCTTCACGGGAACTGACAATAGCTACTAAGGTTTCGCGGTTGAATGAAGACAGGCGATCGCGCAAAGCGTCAAATCCTGCTTGTGGGTCATCAAACAAGGTACGCACATCACGCTTAATACTATCATAGTTGAGTTCGGGACGTTCCAAACCATTGAGGTAGTTACGAATCCGGGCAAAAATCCCATCAATTACGTCTTGAATCCGGCGTTGGATGCTGCGTACTTGTTCCACAAATTGATCCCGGACGGAAACTATATTATCGGCAATTCTGGCAGCTTCCTCATCGCTGAGGTCTTCCCGAATCTTCAACAGGGCGATAATTGTGGAACGGTCAAAATGAGCCAAGCGATCGCTCAAGCTGTCTACACCAACTCGTGGATCATGCAGCAATAGTTGCAAGTCCCGCTTAATTCCTGCTGGATTGAGTTCTTCCTTGCCAGTTTGTCGTAAGTATTCTTCCAAATACGCTTGGAAGTTCTGTACCCGTTGCTGAGTACGGGTAGCTAAACGACGGGGAGCGCGGACAATATTGCGGATAGAACCCTGTACAGAGTCAATTACTTGATTGACTTGTTCTTCGCTCAAGTCTTGGCGTTGACTAAGCAACTGTACAAGTGTATCGCGGTCTACTTGCGACAAGCGACGACGTAGGGCAACTGCTCCTTCTCTGGGGTTTTCAAACAGTCTAGTTAAGTCCCGTTGAATCCCTTCGGGGTTGAGTTCTGATTTGCCAGTTTTGCGCAGATACTCAGAAATGGTGGTGGTAACGGAGTCGTATTGTTCTTTGGCTTTGTCGGCTACTATTTGGGGTGTGTGGCGGACATTGTGCCAAGACTCCTCTACAGTATTGATAACTTGATGTGCTTGGTCTTGGCTAATATCTTGGCGTTGACTGAGCAACTGTACAAGTGTATCGCGGTCAAAGCGAGACAAGCGGGCGCGAATTGCAGAGATTCCCGCTTGGGGATCAGACAATAGAGTCTTCAAGTCAGCACGGATGGCATCGGGGTTTAATTCTCCTTTGCCAGTGTTACGCAGATATGACTCGACATTTAACCACAGGGTTTCTGCTTGATATTTGGCTTGGTCTGCGAGGTTTTTGGATTCTAACAAGACGCGATCGCGCTGTTTTTCCAACTCATCAATAATTCTGTCGGGTTCTCCTGGCTGCATATCATTGCGTTCTAGCAATATCTGCTGCAAGGGATAGCGCTCAACTATTGCCAGCCGCCGGGACAGGGTGTCATAATCTGCATCTTTGTCTTCTAATATGTGTTTGAAATCTCTCTCAATCCCTTCGGGAGTCAAATCTGCCTTGTTAGTAATTAACAGATAACTTTCGATGCGGCGTTGTAAATCTTGGGTGATTTCTCTTTCTTCTTCGGCGGTAACTATAACCAGCACAGACTGGCGTACAGCTTCTAATCTGTCAGCAATGTGCTGAATTTGGGATTGGGTGAGCAGTCCTCGGTGTTGGAGAATATTGACAAAATCATTGCGGGAAAGTCTTTCTAATTCCCGGCGTACCGTACCAGGGTCGGCGGCTGGGTCATGGATAACATCGCGGAACTCTTCGGCAATTCTTTGTTCACTCAACTGCCAAGCATAAGTGTTAGACAGATAGTTTTCTACATCCGCACGAATGGGGCTGTAGGGTTGTGAGGGAACGGGTAAGCCGAATTTATCTGCTTGTTCTGTGGCTTTGTCTTTGGCTGTGGTCAGTGCTTGCCAAATTTTCTCTACATCTATATCAGATAGGTCTGTTCTACCCAAGGCAATTCCAGTTAAGGCGGATATACCTTGCTGGATAGTGCTTTGTATTGGCCCTACTGGTGCAGATTTTTGGGCAGTGTCCTTGGTAGAACGGGTTTCGTCAATTAACCTATCTAGTTTGGCGCTGAGTTCATCAGTCTTCGCTTGTCCTGGTGGTAATGATTTGAGATAATCAACCAACTCAGCCAAACGGTCTTGAGTGGGTTGTTGATGAGCTACAGTTTGCTGCCACACGTTGTATAGGGTGTCAGCTATGCGCTTGGTATCTCGTTTGGAAAGGTCGGTACGGCTGCTAACTAGGTCAATGAACTTTTGGCGATCGATATTGCGTAAGTCTGGACTCCCAGCGATCGCTTTTAGCTGGGGGTCATTTAACAACCTTTCAAACTCACTGCGAATATTAGATATGTCTAACTCTGGTGGGCGCAGTTTTTCAATATAATCTTCTATGTTTTCGCGGATACTGATAGGGTCAATGGCACTGCCCAATTCTCGACGTACGGCGGCGGCGGCGGCTTCAGCTGTGGCTACTACTTGCTGATTTACAGCTTTTGCACCCAAGGCAGCTGTAGCTGTTCCCATAATCG harbors:
- a CDS encoding hybrid sensor histidine kinase/response regulator; the encoded protein is MQTVRVLIVEDEYILAINLQESLESLGYTVVDIADSAELAIEKSAKLLPNLILMDIRLRGEKDGIQAAEQIWHSLQIPIIYVTGHSDQSTVERATLTFPFGYILKPVREQELYVAIQTALNRYEREQFLSSVLRGMGDGVIVIDTELRIKYMNRVAEALTGWQFDDAKKQTLTDVVQLIDEQTLNSIQNPMVSSIQRETTIYLGDRILLVTKDGTMIPVADSATPLRNNNGEITGAVMVFRDDTQRRLLEERNLAAERSRQLEIQMAEMERFNKLKEDFLTATSHEMRTPLSNIKMAISMLENVINQQEILQSAAPPTSASVSRYLNIMRQECERELNLVDDLLNMRIMDTDTYPLELDNIYLQSWLPEIINDFQEIIQAQKQVLELSIANDLPALVSDANILARIVSELLLNACRYTPSNERITVTVHFYQNSKSLRPQEAKSNLSSPSSSSYFQIRVNNSGVEIPLAEQTKIFEPFYKVANKKITDKLSVFDKTEQISWRDYSQSSGTGLGLTLVKKLVQYIQGTIEVTSSQNLTTFTVELPLILSIDKK
- a CDS encoding bromodomain-containing protein; its protein translation is MDFRYKWKNGTPPSRDAAAREKHLLDASQFNSEQDHKLAEEAARKHLGIPLITPDEETSTLPHAAPPEEKM